A stretch of the Rhizomicrobium sp. genome encodes the following:
- the ilvC gene encoding ketol-acid reductoisomerase, producing the protein MRVYYDRDADLNFIKNKKVAVIGFGSQGHAHALNMRDSGVKDVAIAARPGASAKKAEAAGFKVLDVAEAAKWADVMMMVTPDELQADIYKDYLHGNMKQGAALLFAHGFNVHFKLIEARGDLDVLMVAPKGPGHTVRSEYQKGGGVPCLIAIHQDASGNAHDLGLSYASAIGGGRAGVIETSFREECETDLFGEQSVLCGGLVELIRAGFETLTEAGYAPEMAYFECLHEVKLIVDLIYEGGIANMNYSISNTAEYGEYVTGPRIITAETKKEMKRVLDDIQTGKFARDWVLENKAGQASFKATRARGAAHPIEEVGAKLRAMMPWISKNKLVDQAKN; encoded by the coding sequence ATGCGTGTCTATTACGATCGCGACGCCGATCTGAATTTCATCAAGAACAAGAAGGTCGCCGTCATCGGCTTCGGCAGCCAGGGCCATGCCCATGCGCTCAACATGCGCGACAGCGGCGTCAAGGACGTCGCGATCGCGGCGCGGCCGGGCGCCAGCGCCAAGAAGGCGGAAGCGGCCGGCTTCAAGGTGCTGGACGTCGCCGAGGCGGCGAAATGGGCCGATGTGATGATGATGGTCACGCCCGACGAGCTGCAGGCCGACATCTACAAGGACTATCTGCACGGCAACATGAAGCAGGGCGCGGCGCTGCTCTTCGCGCATGGCTTCAACGTGCATTTCAAGCTGATCGAGGCGCGCGGCGATCTCGACGTGCTGATGGTGGCGCCCAAGGGGCCGGGCCACACGGTGCGCAGCGAATACCAGAAGGGCGGCGGCGTGCCCTGCCTGATCGCGATCCACCAGGACGCGAGCGGCAATGCGCACGACCTCGGCCTCTCCTATGCCAGCGCCATCGGCGGCGGCCGCGCCGGCGTGATCGAGACCAGCTTCCGCGAGGAATGCGAGACCGACCTGTTCGGCGAGCAGTCCGTGCTGTGCGGCGGCCTGGTCGAGCTGATCCGCGCCGGCTTCGAGACCCTGACCGAAGCGGGCTATGCGCCCGAGATGGCCTATTTCGAATGCCTGCATGAGGTGAAGCTGATCGTCGACCTGATCTACGAGGGCGGGATCGCGAACATGAACTACTCGATCTCCAACACCGCGGAATACGGCGAATACGTCACCGGCCCGCGCATCATCACGGCGGAGACCAAGAAGGAGATGAAGCGCGTGCTGGACGACATCCAGACCGGCAAGTTCGCGCGCGACTGGGTGCTGGAGAACAAGGCCGGCCAGGCGAGCTTCAAGGCGACCCGCGCCCGCGGTGCGGCGCATCCGATCGAAGAGGTCGGCGCCAAGCTGCGCGCCATGATGCCGTGGATTTCCAAGAACAAGCTGGTGGACCAGGCGAAGAATTGA
- the ilvN gene encoding acetolactate synthase small subunit encodes MKAPNVERHTIAVLVDNEAGVLARVVGLFSGRGYNIESLTVAEVDHAAHTSRVTVVTSGTPAVIEQIEAQLRRLVAVHRVHNWTTSAPGIEREMALVKVAGSGEKRVEAMRIGEIFRAHIVDTTHTSFIFEITGAPFKIDQFVDLMRPLGLVDVSRTGVAAIARGPEAM; translated from the coding sequence ATGAAAGCCCCGAACGTCGAACGCCACACCATCGCGGTGCTCGTGGACAACGAGGCGGGCGTGCTCGCGCGCGTCGTCGGCCTTTTCTCCGGCCGCGGCTACAACATCGAGTCACTCACGGTGGCCGAGGTCGATCATGCCGCCCATACCTCGCGCGTCACGGTGGTCACCAGTGGCACGCCGGCGGTGATCGAGCAGATCGAGGCGCAGCTCCGCCGCCTCGTCGCAGTGCACCGGGTGCACAACTGGACGACCTCGGCGCCGGGGATCGAGCGCGAGATGGCGCTGGTCAAGGTCGCCGGCAGCGGCGAGAAACGCGTCGAGGCGATGCGGATCGGCGAGATCTTCCGCGCCCATATCGTCGACACGACGCATACCAGCTTCATCTTCGAGATCACCGGCGCGCCGTTCAAGATCGACCAGTTCGTCGACCTGATGCGACCGCTCGGCCTGGTGGATGTCAGCCGCACCGGCGTCGCGGCGATTGCGCGCGGTCCGGAGGCGATGTGA
- a CDS encoding acetolactate synthase 3 large subunit — MDKDGQALTGAPTGAIELSGAQMVIRALKDQGVQHIFGYPGGAVLPIYDALFEAEGITHVLVRHEQGAVHAAEGYARSTGKPGVVLVTSGPGATNAVTGLTDALMDSIPLVVLTGQVATHLIGNDAFQECDTVGITRPCTKHNWLVKDVNDLSRVLHEAFQIATTGRPGPVVVDIPKDVQFKKGPYVGPDAVRHRTYRPKTEPELGTIVKAIEMMAAAKKPIFYTGGGLINAGPEASRLLRELAKLTGFPVTSTLMGLGAFPASDPQWLGMLGMHGTYEANNAMHDCDLMICLGARFDDRVTGAVDKFSPDSKKIHLDIDASQINKNVRVDLGIVADAAKALKEMLHFWKTQKRKVDAAALAEWWRQIETWRARKSLSFKTSAKIIKPQHAIQRLYELTKGRDTYITTEVGQHQMWAAQHYHFEAPNRWMTSGGLGTMGYGLPAAVGVQMAHPDSLVIDIAGEASVQMTMQEMSTAVQYDLPIKIFILNNEYMGMVRQWQQLLHGGRYSHSYSEALPDFVKLAEAYGAVGLRASTPDELDGKILEMIDVRRPVLFDCRVDPKENCYPMIPSGAAHNEMILSDAQEQDTTVSDEGKMLV, encoded by the coding sequence ATGGACAAAGATGGACAGGCACTGACCGGCGCACCGACGGGCGCCATCGAGCTTTCCGGCGCGCAGATGGTGATCCGCGCCCTGAAGGACCAGGGCGTGCAGCACATCTTCGGCTATCCCGGCGGCGCGGTGCTTCCCATTTATGACGCGCTGTTCGAGGCGGAGGGCATCACGCATGTCCTCGTCCGGCACGAGCAGGGCGCGGTGCATGCGGCGGAAGGCTATGCCCGCTCCACCGGCAAGCCCGGTGTCGTGCTGGTCACGTCCGGGCCGGGCGCGACCAATGCGGTGACGGGGCTGACCGACGCGCTGATGGATTCCATCCCGCTGGTCGTGCTGACCGGCCAGGTCGCGACGCATCTGATCGGCAATGACGCATTCCAGGAATGCGACACGGTCGGGATCACGCGGCCCTGCACCAAGCACAATTGGCTGGTGAAGGACGTGAACGACCTGTCGCGCGTGCTGCACGAGGCGTTCCAGATCGCGACCACGGGGCGCCCCGGGCCGGTCGTGGTCGACATCCCCAAGGACGTGCAGTTCAAGAAGGGACCTTATGTCGGGCCCGACGCCGTGCGGCACCGCACCTATCGTCCGAAGACCGAGCCGGAGTTGGGGACGATCGTGAAAGCCATCGAGATGATGGCGGCGGCGAAGAAGCCGATCTTCTATACCGGCGGCGGCCTCATCAATGCGGGGCCGGAGGCGAGCCGGCTGCTGCGCGAGTTGGCGAAGCTCACGGGCTTTCCGGTGACCTCGACGCTGATGGGGCTGGGCGCGTTCCCCGCTTCCGATCCGCAATGGCTCGGCATGCTGGGGATGCACGGCACCTACGAAGCCAACAACGCGATGCACGATTGCGACCTGATGATCTGCCTGGGGGCGCGGTTTGACGACCGGGTGACCGGCGCGGTCGACAAGTTCTCGCCGGACTCCAAGAAGATCCATCTCGACATCGACGCCTCGCAGATCAACAAGAACGTCCGGGTCGATCTCGGCATCGTCGCCGATGCGGCCAAGGCGCTGAAGGAGATGCTGCATTTCTGGAAGACCCAGAAACGCAAGGTCGACGCGGCGGCGCTGGCGGAATGGTGGCGGCAGATCGAAACCTGGCGGGCGCGAAAATCGCTCTCGTTCAAGACGTCGGCGAAGATCATCAAGCCGCAACATGCGATCCAGCGGCTCTATGAGTTGACCAAGGGTCGCGACACCTACATCACGACCGAAGTCGGCCAGCACCAGATGTGGGCGGCGCAGCACTATCATTTCGAGGCGCCGAACCGCTGGATGACGTCGGGCGGGCTGGGGACGATGGGCTATGGCCTCCCCGCCGCGGTCGGCGTGCAGATGGCCCATCCGGACAGTCTCGTGATCGACATCGCCGGCGAGGCGAGCGTGCAGATGACGATGCAGGAGATGTCGACGGCGGTGCAGTACGACCTGCCGATCAAGATCTTCATCTTGAACAACGAATATATGGGCATGGTGCGGCAGTGGCAGCAGCTGCTGCATGGCGGGCGCTATTCGCATTCCTATTCCGAGGCGCTGCCGGATTTCGTGAAGCTGGCGGAGGCTTACGGCGCGGTCGGCCTGCGCGCGAGCACACCGGACGAGCTGGACGGCAAGATCCTCGAGATGATCGACGTCAGGCGGCCGGTGCTGTTCGACTGCCGGGTCGATCCCAAGGAGAACTGCTATCCGATGATCCCGTCGGGCGCGGCGCACAACGAGATGATCCTGTCGGATGCGCAGGAGCAGGACACGACGGTGTCGGACGAAGGAAAGATGCTCGTCTGA
- the miaA gene encoding tRNA (adenosine(37)-N6)-dimethylallyltransferase MiaA: MSIDAILIAGPTASGKSQAALELARALGGVIVNADSMQVYREPRLLTARPSDAEMAQVPHLLYGHVPARELYSTGRYQSDAGHALHEVRAAGRIAIFVGGTGLYFRALTDGLAEIPSVPAGVREAARATLAALGNDAFHAALSRRDPEMGALLNPGDGQRMLRAWEVLEASGKSLAFWQKNEGRPVLDGLRLARFVVEVPREVLRARIEARFRAMLAAGAMEEALTLGDLDPTLPSARIIGRRELLALHDGVLTEEQAIERAVIATRQYAKRQDTWFRNQLGDWARVDGERNFVADMLKSL, from the coding sequence TTGTCCATCGACGCCATTCTTATCGCAGGCCCCACCGCGAGCGGCAAGTCGCAGGCGGCGCTCGAGCTCGCGCGGGCCCTGGGCGGCGTGATCGTCAATGCCGATTCCATGCAGGTCTACCGCGAGCCGCGGCTTCTGACCGCGCGGCCGAGCGACGCCGAGATGGCGCAGGTGCCGCATCTGCTCTACGGCCATGTTCCGGCGCGGGAGCTCTATTCGACCGGGCGTTATCAGAGCGACGCGGGGCATGCGCTGCATGAGGTCCGCGCGGCGGGGCGCATCGCGATCTTCGTCGGCGGCACCGGGCTCTATTTCCGTGCCCTGACCGACGGACTGGCAGAAATCCCCAGCGTGCCGGCCGGCGTGCGCGAAGCGGCGCGCGCGACGCTGGCGGCGCTCGGTAACGACGCGTTCCACGCCGCGCTGTCGCGCCGCGATCCGGAGATGGGCGCGCTGCTGAACCCCGGCGACGGGCAGCGCATGTTGCGGGCGTGGGAGGTGCTGGAGGCCTCGGGCAAGAGCCTCGCCTTCTGGCAGAAGAACGAGGGCCGGCCGGTGCTCGACGGGCTGAGGCTGGCCCGCTTCGTCGTCGAGGTGCCGCGCGAGGTACTGCGGGCACGGATCGAGGCGCGCTTCCGCGCCATGCTGGCAGCGGGCGCGATGGAGGAAGCCCTGACGCTGGGCGATCTCGACCCCACGCTGCCATCGGCGCGGATCATCGGACGGCGCGAATTGCTGGCGCTGCACGACGGCGTATTGACGGAGGAGCAGGCCATCGAGCGGGCCGTGATCGCGACCCGGCAATACGCCAAGCGGCAGGACACCTGGTTCCGCAACCAGCTGGGCGATTGGGCGAGGGTCGATGGTGAACGCAATTTTGTTGCAGATATGTTAAAATCTCTATGA
- the serB gene encoding phosphoserine phosphatase SerB produces the protein MTALPYVLNIIGASAYAVRMPAFEVGREHWLSEGRALDIPFDHDPREVLERARHHFADQPVDVNVLKAANRRKKLLIADMDSTIINVECLDELADMAGLKPVIAAITERAMRGEIAFEEALRERVAMLKGLELAAMQRVYDERIRLNPGAKTLLATMRRHGAHTLLVSGGFSYFTGRVAAAAGFHGDQANDLLHDGAALTGLVGDPILGREAKLAALEKSCRELGLDPDDAVAVGDGANDLAMIQRAGLGVAYYAKPVVAAAAGASIRHGDLTALLYLQGYSDEDILGAE, from the coding sequence GTGACCGCCCTGCCCTATGTCCTGAACATCATCGGCGCTTCGGCCTACGCCGTGCGCATGCCGGCCTTCGAGGTCGGCCGCGAGCATTGGCTGTCGGAGGGACGCGCCCTCGACATCCCCTTCGATCACGATCCGCGCGAGGTGCTCGAACGCGCTCGGCACCACTTCGCCGACCAGCCGGTCGACGTGAACGTCCTGAAGGCCGCCAACCGGCGCAAGAAGCTGCTGATCGCCGACATGGATTCGACGATCATCAATGTCGAATGCCTCGACGAGCTGGCCGATATGGCCGGCCTGAAACCCGTCATCGCGGCGATCACCGAACGGGCGATGCGCGGCGAGATCGCCTTCGAGGAGGCGCTGCGCGAGCGCGTCGCGATGCTCAAGGGCCTCGAACTGGCGGCGATGCAGCGTGTCTATGACGAGCGCATCCGTCTCAATCCCGGCGCGAAGACCTTGCTCGCCACGATGCGCAGGCACGGCGCGCACACCCTGCTGGTCTCGGGCGGCTTCTCTTACTTCACGGGACGGGTCGCCGCGGCGGCCGGTTTCCACGGCGATCAGGCCAACGATCTGCTGCATGACGGTGCGGCGCTCACCGGGCTGGTCGGCGATCCCATCCTCGGACGCGAAGCCAAGCTGGCGGCCTTGGAGAAGTCCTGCCGCGAACTGGGACTTGACCCGGACGACGCGGTCGCGGTCGGCGACGGCGCCAACGACCTCGCGATGATCCAGCGCGCCGGCCTGGGTGTGGCCTATTACGCCAAGCCGGTGGTGGCCGCCGCCGCCGGCGCCAGCATCCGGCACGGCGACCTGACTGCACTTCTGTATCTGCAAGGGTACAGCGACGAAGATATTCTGGGAGCGGAGTAA
- a CDS encoding Do family serine endopeptidase: MRIRWLSAVSLSLLLAVGAAAAPPKPGAARPPAIVPVRGAPASFADLADHLLPTVVNIATTQTLKPTASQGLPNIPPGSPLADLFKDLLGTAPNLPRHVTSLGSGFVIDPSGFIVTNNHVIEGADQITVALNDGTTLPAKLIGRDEKTDLALLKVNPRKPLPFARFGDSDHARIGDWVIAIGNPFGLGSTVTAGIVSARNRDIESGPYDDFIQTDAPINRGNSGGPLFDMEGNVVGVNSAIYSPSGGSVGIAFSIPSNLVREVVGQLRQYGQARRGWIGVRIQQPTEDIAEARGLPGIAGAIIADVTPGGPAAKGGVLYGDFVTAFDGKPVGDSRALSRAVADTPINKTVNVELWRKGKKMTVRLTVLRLNEKTSAPPPKAPKGAPPLKVTMLGLSLGVLDGPARGQFHIPGGVQGVVVTEVAADSPAGNANIRPGDVIVQVQDVGVRAPADVANQIAAVRKTGKKVVAMLVSRGGDMTYVAVRL, translated from the coding sequence ATGCGTATCCGCTGGCTTTCCGCCGTCTCCCTGTCGCTTCTGCTGGCCGTGGGCGCCGCCGCGGCTCCGCCCAAGCCGGGTGCGGCCCGGCCGCCGGCCATCGTGCCGGTGCGCGGCGCGCCTGCCAGCTTTGCCGACCTCGCCGACCATCTGCTGCCGACCGTGGTCAATATCGCGACGACCCAGACGCTCAAGCCGACCGCGTCGCAGGGCCTGCCCAACATCCCGCCGGGCTCGCCCCTGGCGGACCTGTTCAAGGACCTCCTGGGGACTGCCCCCAACCTGCCGCGCCACGTCACCTCGCTGGGTTCCGGCTTCGTCATCGATCCCTCCGGCTTCATCGTCACCAACAACCATGTGATCGAGGGCGCCGACCAGATCACCGTGGCGCTCAACGACGGCACGACGCTGCCGGCCAAGCTGATCGGGCGCGACGAGAAGACCGATCTGGCGCTCCTGAAGGTGAACCCGCGCAAGCCGCTGCCCTTCGCGCGCTTCGGCGACAGCGACCATGCGCGGATCGGCGATTGGGTGATCGCGATCGGCAATCCCTTCGGGCTGGGCTCGACGGTGACCGCCGGCATCGTCTCGGCGCGCAATCGCGACATCGAGTCGGGGCCCTATGACGACTTCATCCAGACCGACGCGCCGATCAACCGCGGCAATTCAGGCGGCCCGCTCTTCGACATGGAGGGCAATGTCGTGGGCGTGAACTCGGCGATCTATTCGCCCAGCGGCGGCTCGGTGGGCATCGCCTTCTCGATCCCGTCCAATCTCGTGCGCGAGGTCGTGGGCCAGCTGCGCCAATACGGCCAAGCGCGGCGCGGCTGGATCGGCGTCCGCATCCAGCAGCCGACCGAGGACATCGCCGAGGCGCGCGGCCTTCCGGGCATCGCGGGCGCGATCATCGCCGACGTCACGCCGGGCGGCCCGGCCGCCAAGGGTGGCGTGCTCTATGGCGATTTCGTCACCGCCTTCGACGGCAAACCGGTCGGCGACAGCCGGGCGCTCAGCCGCGCCGTGGCCGACACGCCGATCAACAAGACGGTGAACGTCGAGCTCTGGCGCAAGGGCAAGAAGATGACGGTGCGGCTGACCGTGCTGCGCCTCAACGAGAAGACGTCGGCGCCCCCGCCCAAGGCGCCGAAGGGCGCGCCGCCGCTCAAGGTGACGATGCTGGGCCTGTCGCTCGGCGTGCTGGACGGGCCGGCGCGCGGCCAGTTCCATATTCCGGGCGGCGTCCAGGGCGTGGTGGTGACCGAGGTCGCGGCCGACAGCCCGGCGGGCAATGCGAACATCCGGCCGGGCGACGTGATCGTGCAGGTCCAGGATGTCGGCGTGCGCGCCCCGGCCGACGTCGCGAACCAGATCGCCGCGGTGCGCAAGACCGGCAAGAAGGTCGTCGCGATGCTGGTCAGCCGCGGCGGCGACATGACCTATGTGGCGGTGAGGCTGTAG
- a CDS encoding protease modulator HflC yields the protein MNRILAILAGLTGVVAFILLLSSFYFVNQTEEALVLQFAAPQSVVTEPGMHFKTPLTQSVVFFDKRVLLLDAPPEEVVASDKKRMIVDAFARWRITDPLKFYQSLTDRDSALLRLTPLLSSSVRGVLGKESFAAVLSAKRAVLMIDIRNELNRATRGFGIEIVDVRIRHADLPSANSGAIYSRMEKEREREAAEYRAEGSETAQRIRARAAREVTILTAEATRESEILRGEGDAQKTRILGEAFSQDPEFFGFYRSMQAYQDSMGANATGATTVVLSPSSDFLKYFGHGPGGK from the coding sequence ATGAACAGAATCCTCGCCATCCTCGCGGGCCTGACCGGCGTCGTCGCCTTCATCCTGCTGCTCTCGAGCTTCTATTTCGTCAACCAGACGGAAGAGGCGCTGGTGCTGCAATTCGCGGCGCCGCAATCGGTGGTCACCGAGCCGGGCATGCACTTCAAGACGCCGTTGACCCAGAGCGTGGTGTTCTTCGACAAGCGCGTGCTGCTGCTCGACGCGCCGCCGGAGGAAGTGGTCGCTTCGGACAAGAAGCGGATGATCGTCGACGCCTTCGCGCGCTGGCGCATCACCGATCCGCTGAAATTCTACCAGTCGCTGACCGACCGCGACAGCGCGCTGCTGCGCCTGACGCCGCTGCTGTCGTCGAGCGTGCGCGGCGTGCTGGGCAAGGAGAGCTTCGCCGCGGTGCTGTCGGCCAAGCGCGCCGTCCTGATGATCGACATCCGCAACGAGCTCAACCGCGCCACCCGCGGCTTCGGGATCGAGATCGTCGACGTCCGCATCCGCCACGCCGACCTGCCGTCGGCCAATTCCGGCGCGATCTATTCGCGCATGGAGAAGGAACGCGAGCGCGAGGCGGCGGAGTACCGCGCCGAGGGCAGCGAGACGGCCCAGCGCATCCGGGCCCGCGCGGCGCGCGAAGTGACCATCCTCACCGCCGAGGCGACGCGCGAGTCGGAAATCCTGCGCGGCGAAGGCGACGCCCAGAAGACCCGCATCCTGGGCGAGGCGTTCAGCCAGGATCCGGAGTTCTTCGGCTTCTACCGCTCGATGCAGGCCTATCAGGATTCGATGGGCGCCAACGCCACGGGGGCGACGACGGTGGTGCTGTCGCCGAGCAGCGACTTCCTCAAATATTTCGGACACGGGCCTGGCGGGAAGTAG
- the hflK gene encoding FtsH protease activity modulator HflK, with the protein MPWTNSSGGNDNNSGGSRGPWGRGTPPGGGMRPPDFEDMLRRGQDRLRRFLPGPGLGGGSLIVLALIVAIVWLASGIYFVRGYEQGIVLRFGRYVARTAPGINYHLPWPIETAYTLDVTRPRQINIGFKPPEADDPNATPEDISTEADMLTGDENIIDVNFTVLWKINDAGAYLFNVEDPDATVKAVAESAMREVVGRSQFEDILTQGREVVESEVRDLMQKTLDQYGAGVVVTNVNMQKADPPADVLGAYRDVQKARADQERFRNEAEGFANKVIPEARGNAARIVQDAEAYRQQVIAEASGQAKRFLSVLAQYRAAPDVTRRRMYLETMSSILATTNKVIVDDSAKGVVPYFQLPNMLGNGGARPAQPAPDAGQAQSGTASP; encoded by the coding sequence ATGCCTTGGACCAATTCATCCGGCGGAAACGACAATAACAGCGGCGGCTCGCGCGGACCGTGGGGCCGTGGCACGCCGCCCGGCGGCGGGATGCGGCCGCCCGATTTCGAGGACATGCTGCGCCGCGGCCAGGATCGCCTGCGCCGCTTCCTGCCGGGGCCGGGTCTCGGCGGCGGCAGCCTGATCGTGCTGGCGCTGATCGTGGCGATCGTCTGGCTCGCCAGCGGGATTTATTTCGTCCGCGGCTACGAGCAGGGCATCGTGCTCCGCTTCGGACGCTATGTCGCGCGCACCGCGCCCGGCATCAATTACCACCTGCCCTGGCCGATCGAGACCGCCTACACGCTCGACGTGACGCGGCCGCGCCAGATCAATATCGGCTTCAAGCCGCCGGAAGCGGACGATCCCAACGCCACGCCGGAAGACATCTCGACCGAAGCCGACATGCTGACGGGCGACGAGAACATCATCGACGTGAACTTCACCGTGCTGTGGAAGATCAACGACGCCGGCGCCTATCTCTTCAACGTCGAGGACCCGGATGCGACGGTCAAGGCGGTGGCGGAGAGCGCGATGCGCGAGGTGGTCGGCCGCAGCCAGTTCGAGGACATCCTCACCCAGGGCCGCGAAGTGGTCGAGAGCGAGGTCCGCGACCTGATGCAGAAGACGCTGGACCAGTACGGCGCCGGCGTCGTCGTCACGAACGTGAACATGCAGAAGGCCGACCCGCCGGCTGACGTGCTGGGCGCCTATCGCGACGTGCAGAAGGCGCGCGCCGACCAGGAGCGCTTCCGCAACGAGGCCGAGGGCTTCGCCAACAAGGTGATCCCGGAGGCGCGGGGCAATGCCGCCCGCATCGTGCAGGACGCCGAAGCCTATCGCCAGCAGGTGATCGCCGAAGCCTCCGGCCAGGCCAAGCGCTTCCTCTCGGTGCTCGCGCAGTACCGGGCGGCGCCCGACGTCACGCGGCGCCGCATGTATCTGGAGACCATGAGCAGCATCCTGGCGACCACCAACAAGGTGATCGTCGACGATTCGGCCAAGGGCGTGGTGCCCTATTTCCAGCTGCCCAACATGCTGGGCAATGGCGGGGCGCGGCCCGCCCAGCCGGCGCCGGATGCCGGCCAGGCGCAGAGCGGGACGGCGTCGCCATGA
- the apbC gene encoding iron-sulfur cluster carrier protein ApbC yields MAHATRDEVLRALDRIIDPKSGRSVVQEDIIQGLVVRDGNVGFAVEVDAARGPGAEPLRKACEEAVGTLPGVLSVTAVLTAHQTAAPRPAPQRPAHAPPRAEPAAPAGIPGVAAIIAVASGKGGVGKSTVAANLAIALAQQGLKVGLMDADIYGPSVPRLFDIRDKPRAEGKKIVPIEKYGIKIMSLGFLIREEEAVVWRGPMVQSALTQMLQDTLWAPLDVLVLDMPPGTGDAQLTISQRVPLRGAVIVSTPQDIALIDARKGVAMFAKTQVPVLGIVENMSSFICSQCGHEHHIFGHGGARAEAKRMGVPFLGEIPLVLAIRETSDAGRPIVATAPDSAEAAAFRAVAKEVAAGVALAQRAAPRIVLE; encoded by the coding sequence ATGGCGCACGCGACACGCGACGAGGTGCTGAGGGCGCTCGACCGGATCATCGATCCCAAGAGCGGCCGCAGCGTCGTGCAGGAAGACATCATCCAGGGCCTAGTCGTGCGGGACGGCAATGTCGGCTTCGCGGTCGAGGTCGACGCCGCCCGCGGCCCGGGTGCCGAACCACTGCGCAAGGCCTGCGAGGAGGCGGTCGGCACCCTGCCCGGCGTCCTCTCGGTCACCGCCGTCCTCACCGCCCACCAGACCGCCGCCCCGCGACCCGCGCCGCAGCGCCCCGCCCATGCCCCGCCCCGCGCCGAGCCGGCCGCGCCCGCCGGCATTCCCGGCGTCGCCGCCATCATCGCAGTGGCGAGCGGCAAGGGCGGCGTCGGCAAGTCGACGGTCGCTGCCAACCTCGCCATCGCGCTGGCGCAGCAGGGCCTCAAGGTCGGCCTGATGGATGCCGACATCTACGGCCCCTCGGTCCCGCGCCTGTTCGACATCCGCGACAAGCCGCGCGCCGAGGGCAAGAAGATCGTGCCGATCGAGAAATACGGCATCAAGATCATGTCGCTCGGCTTCCTGATCCGCGAGGAGGAAGCGGTGGTGTGGCGCGGCCCGATGGTGCAGAGCGCGCTCACCCAGATGCTGCAGGACACGTTGTGGGCGCCGCTCGACGTGCTGGTGCTCGACATGCCGCCGGGCACCGGCGACGCGCAGCTCACCATCTCGCAGCGCGTGCCGCTGCGCGGCGCCGTGATCGTCTCGACGCCGCAGGACATCGCGCTGATCGACGCCCGCAAGGGTGTCGCGATGTTCGCCAAGACCCAGGTGCCGGTGCTCGGCATCGTCGAGAACATGAGCAGCTTCATCTGCTCGCAGTGCGGTCATGAGCATCACATTTTCGGCCATGGCGGCGCGCGCGCCGAGGCGAAGAGGATGGGTGTGCCGTTTTTGGGCGAAATCCCGCTGGTGCTGGCGATCCGCGAGACCTCCGACGCCGGGCGTCCCATCGTCGCAACCGCACCGGACTCCGCGGAAGCCGCCGCCTTTCGCGCCGTCGCGAAAGAAGTCGCCGCCGGTGTTGCGCTGGCGCAACGCGCAGCGCCGCGAATTGTGCTGGAATAG
- a CDS encoding putative 2OG-Fe(II) oxygenase, whose product MAASKPQIRSLFATPVAIHFLPVAQDVNATLRPVIVERAGTGTRGQGWRSEGDCAAWTGESLQTLFRVARDLADSLTSTRTGGRVTLPWKIEAIACLRQKGEYRESIARPGAYWSGVYYVDDGYAKSDDEALGGECELADPRGPLPAMVAPGLAFRVPGGLTAGQIEIIRPQSGMIVLHPSWLARGERRYDGEHQRVAIEFDMSVP is encoded by the coding sequence ATGGCCGCAAGCAAGCCCCAGATTCGCAGTCTCTTCGCGACGCCGGTCGCCATCCATTTCCTGCCGGTGGCGCAGGACGTGAACGCGACGCTGCGTCCTGTGATCGTCGAGCGCGCCGGCACCGGCACGCGCGGCCAGGGCTGGCGCTCCGAAGGCGATTGCGCGGCCTGGACGGGCGAATCGCTGCAGACCCTGTTCCGCGTCGCGCGCGATCTCGCCGACAGCCTGACCTCGACGCGCACCGGCGGGCGCGTGACCCTGCCCTGGAAGATCGAAGCCATCGCCTGCCTGCGGCAGAAGGGCGAGTACCGCGAATCCATCGCGCGGCCCGGCGCCTACTGGTCCGGCGTCTATTACGTCGACGACGGCTATGCCAAATCGGACGACGAGGCGTTGGGTGGCGAGTGCGAACTCGCCGATCCGCGCGGCCCGCTGCCCGCGATGGTGGCGCCGGGCCTCGCCTTCCGCGTGCCGGGCGGCCTCACGGCCGGTCAGATCGAGATCATCCGGCCGCAGAGCGGCATGATCGTGCTGCATCCGTCCTGGCTCGCGCGCGGCGAACGCCGCTATGACGGCGAGCACCAGCGCGTCGCGATCGAATTCGACATGAGCGTGCCCTAG